From Pseudomonas fluorescens, one genomic window encodes:
- a CDS encoding SfnB family sulfur acquisition oxidoreductase: MSNLAEATIQSDLDVSPALLPAQVLSNDAEALEAARQLAAVARQQAARRDQQRKLPWAEIEQFTRSGLGSITLGKAFGGPEISHVTLAEVFAIISAADPALGQIPQNQFGILNLLQQVASEVQKQQLFRSVLDGWRIGNAGPERGSKNTLELKARITADGDGFVLNGEKFYSTGALFAHWVAVKALNDEGRQVMAFVRRGTPGLRIVDDWSGFGQRTTASGTVLLNEVRVDAELVVETWRINDTPNIQGAVSQLIQAAIDLGIARGALDDAIEFVRTRARPWIDAKVERASDDLYVIADIGKLKIELHAAEALLRNAGKVLDQVKAAPVTAAAAARASIAVAEAKVLTTEISLLASEKLFELAGSRATLAEFNLDRHWRNARVHTLHDPVRWKYHAVGNYHLNGTLPNRHSWI; encoded by the coding sequence ATGTCCAATCTGGCCGAAGCAACTATCCAGAGCGATCTGGATGTCTCCCCGGCATTGTTGCCTGCACAGGTGCTGAGCAACGATGCCGAGGCTCTCGAAGCCGCCCGCCAACTCGCCGCAGTCGCCCGCCAGCAAGCCGCGCGACGCGATCAGCAGCGCAAATTACCCTGGGCCGAGATCGAGCAATTCACCCGCAGTGGCCTGGGCAGCATCACCCTGGGCAAGGCCTTCGGTGGCCCCGAAATTTCCCATGTCACCCTGGCTGAAGTCTTCGCGATCATCAGCGCGGCGGACCCGGCCCTGGGACAAATTCCGCAAAACCAGTTCGGCATCCTCAACCTGCTGCAGCAGGTCGCCAGCGAAGTGCAAAAACAGCAGTTGTTCCGCAGCGTGCTCGATGGCTGGCGCATCGGCAATGCCGGGCCGGAACGCGGCAGCAAGAACACCCTGGAGCTCAAGGCCCGTATCACCGCCGACGGTGATGGATTTGTCCTCAATGGCGAAAAGTTCTACTCAACGGGTGCCCTGTTCGCTCACTGGGTCGCCGTCAAGGCACTGAATGATGAAGGCCGCCAGGTGATGGCGTTCGTGCGGCGCGGTACCCCGGGCTTGCGCATTGTCGATGACTGGTCCGGCTTCGGCCAACGCACCACCGCCAGCGGCACCGTGCTGCTGAACGAAGTGCGCGTCGACGCAGAGCTCGTGGTCGAGACCTGGCGGATCAATGACACGCCGAACATCCAGGGCGCAGTCTCGCAATTGATCCAGGCCGCCATCGACCTCGGCATTGCCCGTGGCGCGTTGGATGACGCCATCGAATTCGTCCGCACCCGCGCCCGGCCCTGGATCGACGCCAAGGTCGAGCGTGCCAGCGATGACCTCTACGTGATCGCCGATATCGGCAAGCTGAAGATCGAGCTGCACGCCGCCGAGGCCTTGCTGCGCAACGCCGGCAAAGTCCTCGACCAGGTCAAGGCCGCGCCGGTCACCGCAGCCGCCGCGGCTCGCGCTTCGATTGCCGTCGCCGAGGCCAAGGTCCTGACCACCGAGATCTCGCTGCTGGCCAGCGAAAAGCTGTTCGAACTGGCGGGCAGTCGCGCCACCCTCGCCGAGTTCAATCTCGACCGTCACTGGCGCAACGCCCGGGTGCATACCCTGCACGACCCGGTGCGCTGGAAGTACCACGCCGTGGGTAACTATCACCTCAACGGCACCCTGCCCAACCGGCATTCCTGGATCTGA
- the tcyN gene encoding L-cystine ABC transporter ATP-binding protein TcyN, with protein MIVVEKLTKQFKGHVVLNGIDLEVKEGEVVAIIGPSGSGKTTFLRCLNFLEEPSSGRIKVGDIEIDGSRPLSKQQNQVRTLRQHVGFVFQNFNLFPHRTALENVTEGPLVVKKVPREQALALGRKLLAKVGLAGKEDAYPRRLSGGQQQRVAIARALAMEPEVILFDEPTSALDPELVGEVLATIRGLAEENRTMVIVTHEMAFARDVANRVVFFDKGVIVEQGEAKALFANPKEERTRQFLSKFLNA; from the coding sequence ATGATTGTCGTGGAAAAACTGACAAAGCAGTTCAAGGGTCACGTGGTGCTCAACGGCATCGACCTTGAGGTCAAGGAAGGCGAAGTGGTCGCCATCATTGGCCCCAGCGGATCGGGCAAGACCACGTTCCTGCGCTGCCTGAATTTTCTCGAAGAGCCCAGCAGCGGGCGAATCAAGGTCGGCGACATCGAGATCGATGGCAGTCGACCGCTGAGCAAACAGCAAAACCAGGTGCGCACCCTGCGCCAGCATGTGGGCTTCGTGTTCCAGAATTTCAACCTATTCCCCCACCGCACGGCCCTGGAAAACGTCACCGAAGGGCCGCTGGTGGTAAAGAAAGTCCCTCGCGAACAAGCCTTGGCACTGGGGCGCAAGCTGTTAGCCAAGGTTGGTCTGGCGGGCAAGGAGGACGCCTACCCAAGGCGCCTGTCCGGCGGTCAACAACAACGCGTGGCCATCGCCCGGGCGCTGGCCATGGAACCCGAGGTGATCCTCTTCGACGAACCGACTTCAGCACTGGATCCGGAACTGGTGGGCGAAGTCCTGGCCACCATTCGTGGCCTGGCCGAAGAAAACCGCACCATGGTCATCGTCACCCATGAAATGGCATTTGCCCGCGACGTGGCCAATCGCGTGGTGTTTTTCGACAAAGGCGTGATCGTCGAACAGGGAGAAGCCAAAGCTTTGTTTGCCAACCCAAAAGAAGAGCGAACACGGCAGTTCCTCAGCAAGTTTCTTAACGCATGA
- the tcyL gene encoding cystine ABC transporter permease, producing MEAAFQLALDSAPFLLKGAYYTVILSLGGMFFGLLMGFGLALMRLSRLKLVSWIARIYVSFFRGTPLLVQLFVIYYGLPQLGVELDPLPAALIGFSLNMAAYACEILRAAISSIERGQWEAAASIGMTRAQTLRRAILPQAARTALPPLGNSFISLVKDTALAATIQVPELFRQAQLITARTFEIFTMYLAAALIYWVLATVLSHLQNKLEERVNRHDQES from the coding sequence ATGGAAGCAGCTTTCCAACTCGCACTGGACTCCGCGCCCTTTCTGCTCAAGGGCGCGTACTACACGGTGATTCTCAGCCTCGGCGGGATGTTCTTCGGCCTGCTGATGGGCTTTGGCCTGGCGCTGATGCGCCTGTCACGCCTCAAGCTGGTGAGCTGGATAGCTCGCATCTACGTATCGTTCTTTCGTGGCACGCCGTTGCTGGTGCAACTGTTCGTGATCTATTACGGCTTGCCGCAACTGGGCGTCGAACTGGACCCGCTGCCGGCCGCGCTGATCGGCTTCTCCCTGAACATGGCGGCCTACGCCTGCGAGATCCTGCGTGCTGCCATCAGCTCGATCGAGCGCGGTCAGTGGGAAGCGGCGGCCAGTATCGGCATGACCCGGGCGCAAACCCTGCGCCGTGCGATCCTTCCACAAGCGGCACGCACTGCCTTGCCGCCGCTGGGCAACAGTTTCATTTCGCTGGTCAAGGACACCGCGCTGGCTGCCACCATCCAGGTGCCGGAGTTGTTCCGCCAGGCGCAACTGATCACCGCCCGCACCTTCGAAATCTTCACCATGTATCTAGCCGCCGCGCTGATCTACTGGGTTCTGGCAACGGTGCTTTCGCACCTGCAGAACAAGCTGGAAGAGCGGGTCAATCGGCATGACCAGGAGTCCTGA
- the tcyJ gene encoding cystine ABC transporter substrate-binding protein: MNFSALRRNLLVGSLGLALGAGLLGQAVAGEQLQKIKDAGTINIGLEGTYPPFSFVDADGKLTGFEVELSEALAQKLGVKAKLQQTKWDGILAALESKRLDAVVNQVTISEERKKKYDFSEPYTVSGIQALVLKDKAATLNIKTAADLSGKKVGVGLGTNYEQWVRANVPGADVRTYDDDPTKFADLNNGRTDAILIDRLAALEYAKKAPKTVAAGDAFSRQEAGIALRKGEPELLAAVNKALDELRADGTLKKLSEKYFNADVTQ; encoded by the coding sequence ATGAATTTTTCCGCACTACGTCGAAATCTGCTGGTGGGTTCGCTGGGTCTGGCGCTGGGCGCCGGTCTGTTGGGGCAAGCGGTAGCGGGTGAGCAACTGCAGAAAATCAAGGACGCGGGCACGATCAACATCGGCCTTGAAGGCACCTACCCACCCTTCAGTTTCGTCGATGCCGACGGCAAACTGACCGGTTTTGAAGTCGAGCTTTCCGAAGCCCTGGCGCAAAAACTCGGGGTCAAAGCCAAACTGCAACAGACCAAATGGGATGGCATCCTCGCCGCCCTTGAGTCCAAACGCCTGGACGCCGTGGTCAATCAGGTGACCATCTCCGAAGAGCGCAAGAAGAAGTACGACTTCTCCGAGCCCTACACCGTGTCCGGGATTCAGGCGCTGGTGCTGAAAGACAAGGCAGCCACGCTGAACATAAAGACCGCCGCTGACCTGTCCGGCAAGAAAGTCGGTGTCGGCCTGGGCACTAACTATGAGCAATGGGTTCGTGCCAACGTGCCGGGCGCTGACGTGCGCACTTACGACGATGATCCGACCAAGTTCGCCGACCTGAACAACGGCCGTACCGACGCTATTCTGATCGACCGCCTGGCTGCACTCGAATACGCCAAGAAAGCACCGAAAACTGTCGCCGCCGGTGACGCCTTCTCCCGTCAGGAAGCCGGTATTGCCCTGCGCAAAGGCGAACCTGAACTGCTGGCCGCAGTGAACAAGGCACTGGATGAACTGCGCGCCGATGGCACCCTGAAAAAGCTTTCTGAAAAGTACTTCAACGCTGACGTCACTCAATAA
- a CDS encoding D-cysteine desulfhydrase has protein sequence MIKQQLARFNRLDLLNHATPLEKLERLSSWLGRDVYVKRDDLTPLAMGGNKLRKLEYLAADALAQGADTLITAGAIQSNHVRQTAAIAAKLGLGCVALLENPIATEDPNYLGNGNRLLLDLFDAKVELVDNLDNADQQLQALAERLRSNGKQPYLVPIGGSNALGALGYVRAGLELAEQIKDTGLEFAAVVLASGSAGTHSGLGLALGEALPDLPVIGVTVSRSDEDQRPKVQGLAERTAELLGVNLPPAFKVQLWDEYFAPRYGEPNAGTLAAVKLLASQEGLLLDPVYTGKAMAGLLDGIGRQRFDEGPIIFLHTGGAPALFAYADSFA, from the coding sequence ATGATCAAACAACAGCTGGCTCGTTTTAACCGTCTGGACCTGCTCAACCACGCCACGCCCCTGGAAAAGCTCGAGCGCCTGTCGAGCTGGCTGGGCCGTGATGTCTACGTCAAGCGTGACGACCTGACGCCGCTGGCCATGGGTGGCAACAAGCTGCGCAAACTCGAATACCTCGCCGCCGATGCGTTGGCCCAAGGCGCCGACACCCTGATCACCGCCGGTGCCATCCAGTCCAATCACGTGCGCCAGACCGCAGCCATTGCCGCGAAACTGGGCCTGGGCTGCGTCGCCTTGCTGGAAAATCCGATCGCGACCGAAGACCCGAATTACCTGGGCAATGGTAATCGCCTGCTGCTGGATCTGTTCGATGCCAAGGTCGAATTGGTCGACAACCTCGACAACGCCGACCAGCAACTGCAAGCCCTCGCCGAGCGCCTGCGCAGCAACGGCAAGCAGCCTTACCTGGTGCCGATTGGCGGCTCGAACGCCTTGGGTGCCTTGGGTTATGTGCGCGCCGGCCTGGAGCTGGCCGAGCAAATCAAGGACACCGGCCTGGAGTTCGCCGCGGTGGTCCTGGCCTCGGGCAGCGCCGGTACCCACAGCGGCCTGGGCCTGGCCCTTGGCGAAGCCCTGCCGGACTTGCCGGTGATCGGCGTTACCGTGTCGCGCAGCGATGAAGATCAACGGCCCAAGGTCCAGGGCCTGGCCGAGCGCACTGCTGAATTGCTGGGCGTGAATCTGCCGCCAGCGTTCAAAGTGCAACTGTGGGACGAGTACTTTGCCCCGCGCTACGGCGAGCCGAATGCCGGCACCCTGGCCGCGGTGAAACTCCTCGCCAGCCAGGAAGGTCTGCTGCTTGATCCGGTCTACACAGGCAAGGCCATGGCCGGTCTGCTGGATGGCATTGGCCGCCAGCGCTTCGATGAGGGTCCGATCATTTTCCTGCACACCGGCGGCGCCCCGGCGTTGTTTGCCTATGCAGATTCCTTCGCTTGA
- the epsC gene encoding serine O-acetyltransferase EpsC, with product MSERSSHWQLQTIVGQLRAARDQWRTQNGRSSGEQGGRELPSRAAMAEILEALCGALFPMRLGPVDLREESEDFYVGHTLDVALNALLGQARLELRYVARQSAQVDSEVDARAISLIQDFALALPALRSLLDTDVLAAFHGDPAARSVDEVLLCYPGILAVIHHRLAHHLYRAGLPLLARISSEIAHSATGIDIHPGAQIGRSFFIDHGTGVVIGETAIIGERVRIYQAVTLGAKRFPADEDGQLQKGHPRHPIVEDDVVIYAGATILGRITIGKGSTIGGNVWLTRSVPAGCNLTQANLQHDDGTQK from the coding sequence GTGAGTGAACGTTCCAGCCATTGGCAATTACAGACCATCGTTGGCCAACTGCGCGCAGCCCGCGACCAGTGGCGCACGCAGAATGGTCGCAGCAGCGGCGAGCAGGGCGGCCGTGAGCTGCCTTCACGCGCGGCGATGGCGGAGATTCTCGAAGCGCTCTGTGGCGCCTTGTTCCCGATGCGCCTGGGGCCGGTGGACCTGCGCGAGGAAAGCGAGGACTTCTACGTCGGGCATACCCTGGATGTGGCGCTCAACGCGCTGTTGGGCCAGGCCCGCCTGGAGCTGCGTTACGTCGCCCGGCAGAGTGCGCAGGTCGACAGCGAAGTCGACGCACGCGCCATCAGCCTGATCCAGGATTTCGCCCTGGCGTTGCCGGCGCTGCGCAGCCTGCTGGACACCGATGTGCTGGCGGCCTTCCACGGCGACCCGGCGGCGCGCAGCGTCGACGAGGTGCTGCTGTGCTACCCGGGGATTCTGGCGGTGATCCACCATCGCCTGGCGCACCATTTGTACCGGGCCGGTTTACCGTTGCTGGCGCGGATCAGTTCGGAAATTGCCCACTCGGCCACGGGCATCGATATTCACCCCGGCGCGCAAATCGGCCGCAGTTTCTTCATCGATCACGGTACCGGCGTGGTGATCGGCGAAACTGCGATCATTGGTGAGCGGGTGCGCATCTACCAGGCAGTGACCCTGGGTGCCAAACGCTTCCCGGCGGACGAAGACGGCCAGTTGCAAAAGGGTCACCCGCGTCACCCGATCGTCGAGGACGATGTGGTGATTTACGCCGGGGCGACTATTCTCGGGCGAATCACCATCGGCAAGGGCTCGACCATTGGCGGCAACGTCTGGCTGACCCGCAGCGTTCCCGCCGGTTGCAACCTGACTCAGGCCAACCTGCAGCACGATGACGGGACGCAGAAATAA
- the betT gene encoding choline transporter BetT, with protein sequence MSASAPAANSQIRMNPPVFYFAATFILLFGLVVIAFPQQAGAWLLAAQDWAANTVGWYYMLAMTLYLVFVVVTALSGYGKIKLGADHDEPEFSYLSWAGMLFAAGISITLFFFCVSEPLTHLSLPPQGEAGTADAARQAMQILFLHWGLHGWGVFAFVGMALAYFAYRHNLPLALRSALYPLIGKRINGPIGYAVDGFGIIATVFGLGADMGFGVLHLNSGLDYLFGIAHTQWVQVGLITLMMGAAIIVAVAGVDKGVRVMSDINMLLACALLLFVLFAGPTQHLLNTLIQNLGDYLGALPMKSFDLYAYDKPSDWLGGWTVFYWAWWIAWSPFVGLFIARISRGRTIREFVFGVLLIPLGFTLAWMSIFGNSAIDQVLNHGMSALGMSAIDNPSMTLYLLLETYPWSKTVIAVTVFISFVFFVTSADSGTVVLSTLSARGGSADEDGPKWLRVFWGAMTALVTSALLFAGSIDSLKSAVVLTSLPFSMILLLMMWGLHKAFYLESQKKIAQMHSLAPVSASRRGKGGWRQRLSQAVHFPSRDEVYRFLDTTVRPAIEEVTAVFVEKGLNVIAQPDPANDSVSLEIGHGDQHPFIYQVQMRGYFTPSFARGGMGPKELRNRRYYRAEVHLSEGSQDYDLMGYTKEQIINDILDQYERHMQFLHLVR encoded by the coding sequence ATGAGTGCATCCGCTCCTGCTGCAAACAGTCAAATCCGCATGAATCCGCCGGTGTTTTACTTCGCCGCGACCTTCATTCTGCTCTTCGGCCTGGTGGTCATCGCTTTTCCGCAACAGGCCGGTGCCTGGCTGCTGGCGGCACAGGACTGGGCGGCCAATACGGTCGGCTGGTACTACATGCTGGCGATGACCCTGTATCTGGTCTTCGTGGTGGTCACCGCCTTGTCTGGCTACGGCAAGATCAAGCTCGGTGCCGACCACGACGAACCCGAATTCAGTTACCTGTCCTGGGCTGGCATGCTGTTCGCTGCCGGGATCAGCATCACCCTGTTTTTCTTCTGTGTTTCCGAACCCCTGACCCACCTGTCGCTGCCGCCCCAGGGCGAAGCCGGTACTGCCGATGCGGCGCGCCAGGCGATGCAGATCCTGTTCTTGCACTGGGGCCTGCACGGCTGGGGAGTGTTTGCCTTCGTCGGTATGGCCCTGGCGTACTTCGCCTACCGGCATAACCTGCCGTTGGCCCTGCGCTCAGCGCTGTACCCGCTGATCGGCAAGCGCATCAATGGCCCGATCGGTTACGCGGTGGATGGTTTCGGCATCATCGCCACCGTGTTCGGCCTGGGTGCCGACATGGGCTTTGGCGTGCTTCACCTCAACTCCGGGCTCGACTACCTGTTCGGCATTGCGCATACCCAATGGGTGCAGGTCGGCCTGATCACCTTGATGATGGGCGCGGCGATCATCGTCGCGGTCGCCGGCGTCGACAAGGGCGTGCGGGTGATGTCTGACATCAACATGCTGCTGGCCTGCGCGCTGTTGCTATTCGTGTTGTTCGCCGGCCCCACCCAGCACCTGCTCAATACGCTGATCCAGAATCTCGGCGACTACCTCGGCGCCTTGCCGATGAAGAGTTTCGACCTCTACGCCTACGACAAGCCGAGCGACTGGCTGGGCGGCTGGACCGTGTTCTATTGGGCCTGGTGGATTGCCTGGTCGCCGTTCGTGGGCCTGTTCATTGCGCGCATTTCCCGCGGCCGGACCATCCGTGAATTCGTCTTCGGCGTGCTGTTGATTCCCCTGGGCTTTACCCTGGCGTGGATGTCGATCTTCGGTAACAGCGCCATCGATCAGGTGCTCAATCACGGCATGAGCGCGCTGGGCATGTCGGCCATCGACAATCCGTCGATGACCCTCTACCTGCTGCTGGAAACCTATCCGTGGAGCAAGACGGTGATCGCCGTGACGGTGTTCATCAGCTTTGTGTTTTTCGTCACCTCGGCCGACTCCGGTACCGTGGTCCTGTCGACCTTGTCCGCCAGGGGCGGCAGTGCCGACGAAGACGGACCGAAATGGCTGCGGGTGTTCTGGGGCGCGATGACGGCGCTGGTCACCAGTGCCCTGTTGTTCGCCGGCAGCATCGACTCGCTGAAGTCGGCGGTGGTCCTGACTTCATTGCCGTTCTCGATGATTCTGCTGCTGATGATGTGGGGGCTGCACAAGGCGTTCTATCTCGAGTCGCAGAAGAAAATCGCGCAGATGCATTCGCTGGCGCCGGTCTCGGCTTCGCGTCGGGGCAAGGGCGGCTGGCGCCAGCGCTTGAGCCAGGCGGTGCACTTCCCGTCGCGCGACGAGGTCTATCGTTTCCTCGACACGACGGTGCGCCCGGCCATTGAGGAGGTCACAGCGGTGTTTGTCGAGAAGGGCTTGAACGTGATCGCGCAGCCCGACCCGGCCAACGACAGCGTCAGCCTGGAGATCGGCCATGGCGACCAGCATCCGTTCATTTACCAGGTGCAGATGCGCGGCTACTTCACGCCGTCCTTTGCCCGTGGCGGGATGGGGCCCAAGGAACTGCGCAATCGGCGCTACTACCGGGCTGAGGTGCATTTGAGCGAAGGCAGTCAGGATTACGATTTGATGGGCTACACCAAGGAGCAGATCATCAACGACATCCTCGACCAGTACGAGCGGCACATGCAGTTCCTGCATCTGGTGCGTTGA
- the tauD gene encoding taurine dioxygenase, with amino-acid sequence MSSLTITPLSSALGAQIGGVDIAQPLNVEQRDTIEQALLKHQVLFFRDQPVTPEQQARFAANFGDLHIHPIYPNVPEQPEVLILDTAETDVRDNAVWHTDVTFLPTPALGAVLSAKLLPEFGGDTLWASGIAAYEALSEPFKSLLQGLTATHDFVKSFPLERFGSTPLALAQWEATRKKNPPLSHPVIRTHPVSGRKSLFVNEGFTTRINELSETESESVLKLLFAHATRPEFTIRWRWQTHDVAFWDNRVTQHFAVDDYRPARRVMHRATVLGDVPF; translated from the coding sequence ATGAGCAGCCTGACCATCACCCCACTCAGCAGTGCCCTCGGCGCGCAGATCGGCGGCGTCGACATTGCCCAGCCGCTGAACGTCGAACAACGCGACACCATCGAGCAAGCCCTGCTCAAGCATCAAGTGCTGTTCTTCCGTGATCAGCCCGTCACCCCGGAACAGCAGGCGCGGTTCGCCGCCAACTTTGGTGACCTGCACATTCACCCGATCTACCCTAACGTCCCGGAACAGCCGGAAGTGCTGATCCTCGACACCGCCGAAACCGACGTGCGCGACAATGCCGTGTGGCACACCGACGTGACCTTCCTGCCGACTCCGGCGTTAGGGGCGGTGCTCAGTGCCAAGCTGTTGCCCGAGTTTGGTGGCGATACCTTGTGGGCCAGTGGCATTGCCGCCTATGAGGCGTTGTCCGAGCCGTTCAAGAGTTTGCTGCAGGGCCTGACCGCGACCCACGACTTCGTCAAATCCTTCCCGCTGGAGCGCTTTGGCAGTACCCCGCTAGCCCTCGCCCAGTGGGAAGCCACGCGCAAGAAAAATCCGCCACTGTCGCACCCGGTCATCCGCACCCATCCAGTGAGCGGACGTAAATCGCTGTTCGTCAATGAGGGCTTCACCACCCGCATCAACGAGCTGTCGGAGACCGAAAGCGAGTCGGTCCTCAAGCTATTGTTCGCCCACGCCACCCGCCCGGAGTTCACCATCCGCTGGCGCTGGCAAACTCATGACGTGGCTTTCTGGGACAACCGGGTGACCCAGCATTTTGCCGTTGACGATTACCGTCCGGCACGCCGGGTGATGCACCGCGCCACGGTGTTGGGCGACGTGCCGTTCTAA
- the tauC gene encoding taurine ABC transporter permease TauC has translation MSTYEISSAAAPTTAPSRPGRRSLSIRWISILTLISLIALWWAVTATGLIEPLFLPPPSAVVQKGWMLATSGYMDSTLWQHLAASLQRIGLGLGFAVLTAVPVGIAIGHNRIARGVLDPLIEFYRPIPPLAYLPLIVIWCGIGELSKVLLIYLAIFAPIAIATATGVRTVDPAKLRAAQSLGATRSQLIRHVILPSALPDILTGVRIGLGVGWSTLVAAELIAATSGLGFMVQSAAQFLVTDVVVLGILVIALIAFAMEMGLRALQRKLVPWHGQSH, from the coding sequence ATGAGCACTTATGAAATCAGCAGCGCAGCGGCGCCGACCACAGCCCCATCGCGCCCGGGCCGACGCAGCCTGAGTATTCGCTGGATCAGCATCCTGACGCTGATCAGCCTGATTGCCCTGTGGTGGGCGGTGACCGCCACCGGCCTGATCGAACCGCTGTTCCTGCCGCCGCCCTCGGCCGTTGTGCAAAAAGGCTGGATGCTGGCGACCAGCGGCTACATGGACTCGACACTGTGGCAGCACCTCGCCGCCAGTCTCCAACGTATCGGCCTGGGCCTCGGCTTTGCGGTACTGACCGCAGTGCCGGTGGGTATTGCCATCGGCCACAACCGTATCGCCCGTGGCGTGCTCGATCCGCTGATTGAGTTCTACCGGCCGATTCCGCCACTGGCCTACCTGCCGTTGATCGTGATCTGGTGCGGTATCGGCGAGCTGTCCAAGGTGCTGCTGATTTACCTGGCGATCTTCGCCCCTATTGCCATCGCAACCGCGACCGGGGTGCGCACCGTTGACCCGGCGAAATTGCGCGCCGCGCAGTCACTGGGCGCCACCCGCAGCCAGTTGATCCGCCATGTGATTCTGCCCAGCGCCCTGCCGGACATTTTAACCGGCGTGCGCATCGGTCTGGGTGTCGGCTGGTCGACCCTGGTCGCCGCCGAACTGATCGCCGCCACCAGCGGCCTCGGCTTCATGGTGCAGTCGGCGGCGCAGTTCCTGGTCACCGATGTAGTGGTGCTAGGGATCCTGGTGATCGCGCTGATCGCCTTTGCCATGGAAATGGGCCTGCGCGCCCTGCAACGCAAGCTGGTGCCCTGGCACGGCCAGAGCCATTGA
- the tauB gene encoding taurine ABC transporter ATP-binding subunit gives MALLQLERISAQYPGNPEPVLADISLTLGPQQLLVALGPSGSGKTSLLNLIAGFVEPSAGRITLDEVQVKGPSAERGVVFQDDALLPWQDVLANVAFGLELAGIPRAQREARAREMLALVDLAGYDSRRIWQLSGGQKQRVGLARALAADPRVLLMDEPFGALDAFTREQMQELLLQVWRRTCKPVFLITHDIEEAVFLATDLILLAPNPGQIVERLQLDFGQRYAAGESARAIKSDPRFIETREHVLARVFSQRSAAQRQERA, from the coding sequence ATGGCCTTGCTACAACTGGAGCGCATCAGCGCACAGTACCCAGGTAACCCGGAACCGGTACTGGCGGATATTTCCCTGACCCTGGGGCCTCAGCAACTGCTGGTCGCCCTCGGCCCATCCGGAAGTGGCAAGACCTCGCTGTTGAACCTGATCGCCGGCTTCGTCGAACCCAGCGCCGGGCGGATCACTCTGGATGAGGTACAGGTCAAAGGCCCGAGCGCCGAACGCGGCGTCGTGTTTCAGGACGACGCCTTACTGCCCTGGCAGGATGTTCTGGCCAACGTTGCTTTCGGTCTGGAACTGGCCGGAATACCCCGTGCGCAACGTGAGGCCCGCGCCCGGGAAATGCTCGCCCTGGTCGACCTCGCCGGCTATGACAGTCGGCGTATCTGGCAGCTTTCCGGCGGGCAGAAACAGCGCGTCGGCCTGGCGCGCGCCCTGGCCGCCGATCCACGTGTGTTGCTGATGGACGAACCTTTCGGCGCTCTCGACGCTTTCACCCGCGAACAGATGCAGGAGTTGCTCCTGCAAGTCTGGCGGCGCACTTGCAAGCCAGTGTTTTTGATTACCCACGACATCGAAGAAGCGGTGTTCCTCGCCACTGACCTGATTCTGCTGGCGCCCAATCCTGGACAGATCGTCGAACGGCTGCAACTGGATTTCGGCCAGCGCTATGCCGCCGGCGAATCGGCCCGCGCGATCAAATCCGACCCACGTTTTATCGAAACCCGCGAGCACGTCCTGGCCCGTGTGTTCTCGCAACGCAGCGCCGCCCAGCGGCAGGAGCGCGCATGA